Proteins from a genomic interval of Enterococcus faecium:
- a CDS encoding SpaH/EbpB family LPXTG-anchored major pilin: MKNHKKINVMLGVLFLILPLLTNSFGAKKVFAEETAAQVILHKKKMTDLPDPLIQNSGKEMSEFDQYQGLADISFSVYNVTQEFYAQRDKGASVDAAKQAVQSLTPGTPVASGTTDADGNVTLSLPKKQNGKDAVYTIKEEPKDGVSAAANMVLAFPVYEMIKQADGSYKYGTEELDTIHLYPKNTVGNDGTLKVTKIGTAENEALNGAEFIISKEEGTPSVKKYIQSVTDGLYTWTTDQTKAKHFITGHSYDIGNNDFAEATIEKGQLIVNHLEVGKYNLEEVKAPDNAEMIDNQTNTPFEILANSQTPVEKTIKNDTSKVDKTTPQLNGKDVAIGEKIQYEISVNIPLGIADKEGTQNKYTTFKLIDTHDAALTFDHETSGTYAYVLYDGDKEIDPTNYSVTEQTNGFTVSVDPNYIPSLTPGGTLKFVYYMHLNEKADPTKGFSNQANVDNGHTNDQTPPSVDVVTGGKRFVKVDGDVTSDQTLAGAEFVVRDQDSDTAKYLSIDPSTKAVSWVSAKESATVFTTTSNGLIDVTGLKYGTYYLEETKAPEKYVPLTNRVAFTVDEQSYVTAGQLISPEKIPNKHKGTLPSTGGKGIYVYIGAGVVLLLIAGLYFARRKHSQI, encoded by the coding sequence ATGAAAAATCATAAAAAAATAAACGTTATGTTAGGAGTACTTTTCCTTATTTTACCATTACTCACAAACAGCTTCGGCGCAAAAAAAGTGTTTGCAGAGGAGACAGCAGCTCAAGTCATCCTTCATAAAAAGAAAATGACTGATTTACCCGATCCTTTAATCCAAAACAGCGGGAAAGAAATGAGCGAATTCGATCAATACCAAGGATTAGCCGATATTTCATTTTCAGTTTATAACGTCACTCAAGAATTTTATGCGCAACGAGATAAAGGAGCGTCCGTGGATGCAGCAAAACAAGCAGTCCAGTCTTTGACTCCTGGTACACCAGTTGCTTCAGGAACGACAGATGCTGATGGAAATGTCACTTTATCTTTACCTAAAAAACAAAATGGGAAAGATGCAGTCTACACGATCAAAGAAGAACCAAAAGACGGAGTGTCAGCTGCCGCAAACATGGTTTTAGCTTTCCCTGTATATGAGATGATCAAACAAGCAGATGGCTCTTATAAATACGGGACAGAAGAACTAGATACTATCCATCTCTACCCTAAAAATACAGTCGGTAATGATGGAACGTTGAAAGTTACAAAAATCGGTACTGCCGAAAACGAAGCACTAAATGGAGCAGAATTTATTATTTCTAAAGAAGAAGGAACACCAAGCGTCAAAAAATACATCCAAAGTGTCACAGATGGATTGTACACTTGGACAACTGATCAAACCAAAGCCAAACATTTCATTACTGGTCATTCTTATGACATCGGCAACAATGACTTTGCCGAGGCAACGATTGAAAAAGGTCAGTTGATCGTCAATCATTTAGAGGTTGGAAAATATAATTTAGAAGAAGTAAAAGCTCCTGATAATGCGGAAATGATTGATAATCAAACAAACACGCCGTTTGAGATCTTGGCAAATAGTCAAACTCCTGTAGAAAAGACAATCAAAAATGATACGTCCAAAGTTGATAAGACAACTCCACAATTGAATGGAAAAGATGTCGCAATCGGAGAAAAAATCCAATATGAGATCTCTGTCAATATTCCTTTAGGTATCGCTGATAAAGAAGGAACACAAAACAAGTACACGACATTCAAACTCATTGATACTCATGACGCCGCTTTGACATTTGATCATGAAACTTCAGGAACGTATGCGTATGTCTTGTATGATGGGGATAAAGAAATCGATCCAACAAATTATTCTGTCACTGAACAAACAAACGGATTCACGGTTTCAGTTGATCCGAATTATATTCCTTCATTAACTCCTGGCGGTACATTGAAATTCGTTTACTATATGCATTTGAACGAAAAAGCAGATCCAACCAAAGGATTTTCTAACCAAGCAAATGTCGATAACGGGCATACAAATGATCAAACACCACCGTCAGTCGATGTCGTTACTGGGGGCAAACGATTTGTTAAAGTAGATGGTGACGTTACATCAGATCAAACACTTGCTGGAGCAGAATTCGTCGTTCGTGATCAAGATAGTGACACAGCAAAATATTTATCGATCGACCCATCCACAAAAGCCGTCAGCTGGGTATCGGCGAAAGAATCAGCAACGGTTTTTACAACCACAAGTAACGGTTTAATCGATGTGACAGGTCTAAAATATGGCACGTACTATCTGGAAGAAACGAAAGCGCCAGAAAAATATGTTCCATTAACAAACCGTGTAGCATTTACTGTCGATGAACAATCTTATGTAACAGCAGGACAGTTGATTTCTCCTGAAAAAATACCAAATAAACACAAAGGTACACTTCCTTCAACAGGCGGTAAGGGAATCTATGTGTATATCGGTGCAGGAGTAGTCCTTCTATTGATTGCTGGACTGTACTTTGCTAGACGCAAGCACAGTCAGATTTAG